The genomic interval cttcctcccACTTGTGCCTTCTCCTCTCTCCTTCATGCTTCCTCAGATGCCCCGTCGTCGCCGCAGTGTAGTTGATATACTTCGCCTCTTGTTTTCTACTATTGTGCATCCTCCCGAAATGCCTGGTCATCTCCGACCTCCCCTCTGTCTCATATGAGCAATATGTGCATCTGAGGGTCATGGTGGCCTCGTGCTCCTGCATGTGTTGCTGGTACTTGTACCCCTTGATACTCTTTTTACAAATGTGACAGTACAAATGAGACATCTGCagtgaagaaaagaaaacacaggTAGTTGTAATAAGTGCAGGTTAACCGTTAGACCTTATGAGCTTAATCTTTGTATCTTTTTGGCATCACCCTTTTCCTAGCAGGGTTTCTCCTTCCTGGATTAGACATCAACCAATTTTTCAGTTCAGGACCAGTGTAGGCTTTCAAGCGGTCAATGTGAATCACTTTGGGCTTACACGTAGCTGATTGCTGTATGCGGTACATAACATCTGACTATCTATCAATAAACATATATGGCCCACTCCATTTATACTGTACATCAACTTTGGACACACCCTTCTTCTGCGCTGTACTCCATGCAGCCAAACCCAATCACCCTCAGCAAATCTTCTTGGGAAAGTATTACGATCATAAGATATAGCCTGCTTTTCAGCAGCTAACTCAAGTTTCTCTCTAGCCATTTCATGTGCATCTCTAATTCTATCTCGAAGTTGCTCGGAATAAtccatttctctctttcttcctgtCCTCCTGTACctcatctttcttcttttccttcctgtCCTCTCCTTCAcgctttctttccttcctgtcatctttatcttctttcctttccttgcTCTCCCTTTctgtcttcttttcttcctcccACTTGTCCCTTCTCCTCTCTCCTTCACGCTTCCTCAGATGTCCCGTCGTCGCTGCAGTGTAGTTTATATACTTCGCCTCTTGTTTTCTACTATTGTGCATCCTCCCGAAATGCCTGGTCATCTCCGACCTCCCCTCTGTCTCATATGAGCAATATGTGCATCTGAGGGTCATGGTGGCCTCGTGCTCCTGCATGTGTTGCTGGTACTTGTACCCCTTGAAACTCTTTTTACAAATGTGACAGTACAAATAAGGCAAATCTGCagtgaagaaaagaaaacacaggTAGTTGTAATAAATAGATGCAGGTTAACCGTTAGTCCTTATGAGCTTAATCTTTATATCTATTTGGCATCACCCTTTTCCTAGCAGGGTTTCTCCTTCCTTGATTAGACATCAACCAAATTTTCAGTATAGGACCAGTGTAGGCTTTCAAGCGGTCAATGTGAATCACTTTGGGCTTACACCAGGGGTGTGAgggttcagattttttttttttttcagcttatttttggccttcctctgtacaaaaagtatgggagctctttctatttcagactttttcaacacttcagcttttttcagatctttttatttgtaaccactcacacccctggctTACACGTATCTGATTGCTGTATGCGGTACACAACATCTGACTATCTATCATTAAACATATATGGGCCACTCCATTTATACCGTCCATCAACTGTGGACACACCCTTCTTCTGCGCTGTACTCCATGCAGCCAAACCCAATCACCCTCAGCAAATCTTCTTGGGAAAGTATTACGATCATAAGATAAAGCCTGCTTTTCAGCAGCTAACTCAAGTTTCTCTCTAGCCATTTCATGTGCATCTCTAATTCTATCTCGAAGTTGCTCAGAAATAATCCGTTTCTTTCTTCCTGTCCTTCTCCTCtacctcctctttcttcttttccttcctgtCCTCTCCTTCAcgctttctttccttcctgtcatctttatcttccttcctttccttgcTCTCCCTTTctgtcttcttttcttcctcccACTTATCCCTTCTCTCTCCTTCACGCTTCCTCAGATGTCCCGTCGTTGCTGCAGTGTAGTTTATATACTTCGCCTCTTGTTTTCTACTATTGTGCATCCTCCCAAAATGCCTGGTCATCTTCGACCTCCCCTCTGTCTCATATGAGCAATATGTGCATCTGAGGGTCATGGTGGCCTCGTGCTCCTGCATGTGTTGCTGGTACTTTGTACCCCTTGATACTCTTTTTACAAATGTGACAGTACAAATAAGGTAGAGACTATATTGGCGTCGATCCGGCAggtcattaatattcatgagcttGGAGATCTCGTTCGACCGCTGACGTTgctcattaatattaatattacgGTAACACATTGGGAATCGCGGGTGCGCCTCACCGCTTTACTGTATGTCGAGTGCagtaacaaaatattttcaatccCCATTTATATCAATGTGCATAAAATAGGCGTCGATTCAGCATCTTTGGCGCTAATCCGgcagtttttatgaaataaaccaaaataatgacaatgaacccaAATCAATGTGTTGGTTTGTCCAACTTGATGGAGCAGACAGCATATGGAGCTAGTAAAGCAGAAATCATTAGAGGAAAACGATTCACAACTTgtgtattttcaatattcccCATTTATATCAATGTACATAAAATAGGCGTCGATTCAGCATCTTTGGCGCTAATCCGGCAGTTTTTATGtaataaaccaaaataatgacaatgaacccaAATCAAAGTGTTGGTTTGTCCAACTTGATGGAACAGACAGCACGGAGCTAGTAAAGTAGAAATCATTAGAAGAAAAAGATTCacaacttgttttttttcaattccccATTAATATCAATGTGCATAAAATAGGCGTCGATTCAGCATCTTTGGCGCTAATCCGgcagtttttatgaaataaaccaaaataatgacaatgaacccaAATCAATGTGTTGGTTTGTCCAACTTGATGGAGCAGACAGCATATGGAGCTAGTAAAGTAGAAATCATTAGAGGAAAACGATTCACAACTTgtgtattttcaatattcccCATTTATATCAATGTACATAAAATAGGCGTCGATTCAGCATCTTTGGCGCTAATCCGGCAGTTTTTATGGAATAAACcaaaatgatgacaatgaacCCAAATCAATGTGTTGGTTTGTCCAACTTGATGGATAAGACAGCATGGAGCTAGTAAAGTAGAACTCATTAGAGGAAAAAGATTCACAACTTGTATAATTTCAATCCCCATTTATATCAATGTGCATAAAATAGGCGTCGATTCAGCATCTTTGGCGCTAATCCGGCAGTTTTTATGtaataaaccaaaataatgacaatgaacccaAATCAATGTGTTGGTTTGTCCAACTTGATGGAACAGACAGCACGGAGCTAGTAAAGTAGAACTCATTAGAGGAAAAAGATTCACAACTTGTATAATTTCAATCCCCATTTATATCAATGTGCATAAAATAGGCGTCGATTCAGCATCTTTGGCGCTAATCCGGCAGTTTTTATGtaattaaccaaaataatgacaatgaacccaATTCAAAGTGATTGCAAATTAACAAGgttaacatttttcttttctcaaaaTATCACAACCCCTACAAGGAAAAAATCAAATCCAACAGACATTTTCCCGCAAAATAACAACGTCATAcccggggaagggggggggttggggcccgttacattgacgagtggataccatgcgcgaccaaaatacacgtaaaaaggatgtctttttcaagatacgtgacgtgataagggtgtaaaaaacactaaaataatgaaaaaagggtatctatctcGTTAGGAAAGTTACgtcgtgtttagggtcaaatttgcggggatgataaaaattaaaatgtttcataaaagATGTCCTTTTCCCCAAAACATtatgtgtttagagtccgatttgctcGAGGTGTGGGGccggtgtgtaaaggtaaaaccgaccaccgaataaaatatcgctgtacttgttattaaggggttcatttcagggattACTtcccaagagtatcgttttatttccaataattgtttagggtagggtttcacacgtcaatacttgttaaggggtgcattttcagaatggtatccactcgtcaatggaagtgcccccccccccccccggacgtCATTCCATTTGAAGACGAGGGAGGAGGGGGACAGCCAGGAGTTGAGGACGGCGAAGAAAtagaagagggagaaaagaaatcTTAACTAGAAGGGGAAAAATagaatgaaagagaaagaaaaataataaggaatgagaggaaggagaaagaaacaagtggaatgcctctggccgtctcacctgcatcacgcgattcaatatagcagcagtgctgattttgaaaactactataactcgcacaagatgttcagtgatacttggctACTCTTATTTCCTCGTTTTATAAACTAGActaatacacttatagagatatgatggtaattcaacaaatacccccaatttgtccaaagttcattgaccctaaatgacctttgaccttgatcatgtgacctgaaacttgcacaggatgttcagtaatacttgattactattatgtccaagtttcatgaatcagatccataaacttttaaagttatgatggtaattcaacagatatccccaattcggccaaagttcattgaccctaaatgacctttgaccttggtcatgtgacgtgaaactcatgcaggatgttcagtgatacttgattaacctcatgtataagtttcatgaactaggtccatatactttctaagttatgctgtcatttcaaaaacttaacctcgggttaagatttggtgttgaagCCGCCGtcgccggaaaagcggcgcctatagtctcactctgctatgcaggtgagacaataaaaaggAAACGAAAACATGTGGAGATGATAATTAATTTGAAGCTAACACTGCAGTGCTAAATGTGAACAAAATAACTTGGTCCAAAACACATCACATAAACTCACAATACCATATCACATATTCATCTACCACTACAGGATGCATACCACTGagacacggggggggggggggggggggggacaatttGAGTTTATCAACATTTGAAAACACAGAACACAATGAAAACATATATTGTATTTACACACCTGAAACAGTGATTCAACATcatgtttcatttattcatttcattcttcAGCATCTTGAGAGTTTAACATAATTTATCTTATAATCACTTGCATCTTCATGAAAAATGAGAGAATATTTTAGCTCAGTTTTCACACATATTTCTCTAAGGGTAAATAATGTCTAATTTACACTGCTCTTTGTACAGTCTCCCACCCTGACAGTTGCCTGCACGACAATGCTGGTGATTCACACTTTGATAGGTTGGAGATGATTGTGTATAAATGATAGTACATAGAATTTTGATCTCTGTTTTTTTATCGCTGTCAAATTAGTTAAATATCAAACTTGGCAATTGGTCCCCACTAACCCATTGAATTCAACCTAGAAAGAAGAAATTTCACAGCAGTTTAGTCAAATACATTTGTACTAGTAAAAATGTCTTTATCATCTAAAATTTTGTAGGATTTACCATAACTGTACACTATCCTCAACAGTTGGATCCTTATCATCtgatttgtacatgtacaagcaaTGGGTCCACCATGTTTACACATTTGGTAGTATTTCTATTGTATACCCAGTGGTCACTTTGAGGGAATGTATGGTAAGAGTACAAAAGCTTTCATCTACTGGGTGGGCGTTTCATAAGGCTGTTCAAAAGATACAATTGACTTTACAAATGACAGTGAAAGCTCTTGTGCAACCAGTATGATAAATGAGAATAATAGTACCAAAGAAAATACccccagttgttcttaaagtaaTTTGTAACTTACCAATAGTTTTGTGAGCCTCCCCGTCCATATTTCTCTCCTGGGCATGGAGTAGCAAATTAAAGTGctcaatcatttatttatgaCACCGCCACACTGGTGTTAATGCGGATTAAGCATTTGTAAGTAATACTTTCCCCTTAAATTGATCAAATTTGTGTTACCATGGCAAGCGATAAAAAATCTTAAAAGACCCACTCATTAATACTGTAAGTTGGAAAAATCATCACTTatacattttcaagtttcttcATATTATATCCGTGTAATGCTTTactttcatcataattattcttctttcctttatttgCTGCTACAGATATTCTTACAGAATCAAGAACGTGTGATTTTAAACTCGTCCAACATTTTCTTATCACATGTTTACATTTAATAAATTACAAGCCAATCTGAAAGACTACTGGAATGACTATTTTTATTATGTGTTTTAGTTCTACAGTATTCACTCAGTGAAATGAATGTGTGGCTACACAGCAAATAAAGAAATCAGATAACGtacattttacttcaaattatgcCAGAAAATGTAGTATTCATATTAATCACATGATGGAAAAATCCTACAAAGTTAACAGACATGTTTTAACTGGAATTATTTCAGAATAAGAAGAGCTTCATTGACACTAAAGATAAAACAATTTTGCAGTTTATTGACCACTTTACCAATTTGAGATTCCCATCACACTTTTCAAACATTTAAACTTTGtcattattcatgaaattttgttaaaattttcaaTAATCTGTTTCTCTGATTTTTTTGGTTTCCTTCAAAGTAATTTACAAGGGTTGGATTGCCCTTTAAACAATAATTCACTCGCCCTCTACCTTTAACCTCATATGATCAGAACTGTAGCCAAAGGTCAATAAAAATGCCTTCACTCATTCTTAAGCATTACTACATTAATGCAATATTTGACCAAAGTGTAATGGAATCTATTCATACCATCATTCTCCAAGTAATCATGGAAAGAATAAGTGGGACAAACAGATGGACTGACAAACAAAATGCCCCCAGCAGGCCATCGCCTTTGTTGGCCGACGCATACAACATACTAGATTACATCATAAATTGTCTTAAAGAAGACCTTAACAGCGTAATTTCAAGGATTTAGAACAGTGCTCCAAAATTGGTATACCTATAAATAGTATATGGAAGCAAAGCCATGGCCTGTATTAAAGATCATTCAATTTAGTTTATGAGAAAAATGTATTGTAACCAAATTCTCTCCAAGATAATCTGAACTCATCTTGGAGGCGTTTCACAAAGAGTGTTGGACTAAAATTGGTACTTGAATTCCCATTTGCATGTACAATATAACGCATCAGCTCATTGGTCAGATTATGCACAGGGTGAGTGTGCTACCAAGTATCCATCAATGACACAAAGCGTTAAACAACATGTGCACGTTTGCGTCTAAGTTTGACTTtcagtcacacttaaatctttgtgtaACACCACTCTGGTGATATATGAATTACACAAacgttttcattaaaaaatcaaatctccAGGATTGTTAAGACATCGCCATTAATTTTGAGGGTAAATAAAGAGCATTTTCTGGAAATAAAAAGCTCCATAATTCATTCAATTGTGCTCAAAATCATAAATAGAATTGTTTGCTTCACAATATGCATGGATGTCAAggcatataattaaaaaaatggaaatgtcATTATAGGTTTATAGATGCATTCTGTCTGTTCTGTTCGTATCACAATGAATCCATTTGCGATACATTTACATGCATTCATTGGAAACTGGAGTGGATTGGTCATTAGTACTTTTTCTTCACCTATATCATGAAAAGCAATGTCTCTGAGCACGACATTTAGGTAATTCTAACCAAACCAACATATTTCTCATTATTATGAAGCAGTAATAGGCTAATGAAGAAAAAGATTGAAATTACTTCCATGCGATGTGTATCAAACTAAATAATTACGGAGGGTTGACCAAAATGGCCTCTCATCCTGTGTATATCATAATCGTATAAATGTCATATCCGTGGCTAAAACCTTACAGGTATATAGCATAGTAAACAAAGTGTTGGCTGAGTTACAACCCCCTTATCATGGACAAACAAATGACATAAAAGAAAGTAAATTATATCCATGCAATATGCAGGGAAATAATTAATTACAGGGGGTTAACCAGAATGGCCTCTCGTCCTGTTTAATGTCACTCTATTCATACTGTGCCCTGCAAATGGGGCACTCATAGTCTCCTTCTGGTGGCTTGGTTAAAGCGACGCACTGCAGATGCATCCACCTCCCACAAACATCACACTGGGTCCATGTATTAAACTTCTTTTGCACATTTCCTTTCGCACCTTTTCCAAGACACTCAAGCATGTCACAGACCTTTCTTTGATTTACTGGTGCCACTGCGTGGCTCAGGAGAGCATTCCACACATATATGCGCATTGCTGCAGCATAATGTCCAACAGTAGGAGGATCTATTCCTTGTACCACAGCTAGTGCATTCTAGAAgagaatgaattaaaatatattccACATTAAAGTCATTGTTAGATCTTATTACATATATTGACCTTAAAGATAAACTTTATTctattaatgaaatttcattacaaaataaacTGGTTCAGGGCACTCACTAAATGTTAATTATACACTGCATTTTGTCTGCCTCTCCAATATTCCTCCCAGGCCCCTACAGCTCCACCTTTTTGTCAAGATCCATTAGACGGCCAACCTCAGCACCCATCAATATCCATgagcaaaaatggaaaattgattttgtaagATAATTCAAAGGAGTACCCTGCATCTACTCAGGGTACTGAAAACAATGGGCAATAAATCATTAAATGCCTAATAATAGTTGCAACAAATGTGCATTAAATCAAAGCATCATAATGAAAGTGATAAgccaaggctccacattaactttttttggtggtggcccgttcgggccaccaaaaccatcaaataattttttttggtggcccgatattaaagtttggtggcccgaaaaatataaagaaaaacattaaaaatgaataaaacaaacttctgaatttattctgcagccactaccactaagttcctttcactttatacatcttagtgtagtaggtttcacggtacaccatgtatctttcttgggcatatgttggtcctgaaaaggaccacccaatctcgacgtttcgacaagtgtgttcttgtcgtcctcctGAGGAGGAAGaagccattacatatattttcaacagctgtggcaacagtctattctgactggaatataattaaaagccaagcatataattttcacttaccttttgggaatggcacatttctatttttatatcctttagtttgtattattttattttcagtagaaacatattttttaatcaggcatattcaatgggaaggggtataaatggtttaaccactgtcaaaaaaaaatgaaagaaaaaaaaagaaaacggaaaaaactatattggaaaaaaagtgtgagaaaagtccttccctatatttgccaaaatgttgggaaaaaaaatcacatttcatatcaatgaaatgccttcccaaagtatttactttctcaagagtggtttaagaagtcatttataaacaagaaagaaagaaactgtctgtttgtttaaggctagaaaatacacagcttcgaaagaaaccaagtatcaacatacatacaaatgcacacgtgggactgtgatgtacttgcctatgtgtttttatgtgtattaattcatgtggaaatcggtcttttttagtcaaaagagaggtcataattcctcttcttaatacttgcaaataatcagggtacaccagattttcgtaatatagactgtagaatttcatttcattggtgtaaaaggtgactttgacttagattttcaaagttctgtggaagatttctcagcagcaacattttttatcgcagctcctcgagtctgaataggctgagctggatctagagcacagctgtatgcagtggcttcatgcaaagctcacgccagccggccggcgcggctggctggataatagctactgtatgctatagctgtaggcctaatatgcaaactgtgtgtgtgtgtatttgtgtgtagatcaacaaaaaaggcgcatgacgaactggcttgcaatttgagctgtagaaagttgataaatgcgtgcaaaattgggagaaaaattgcgctactttgaaaattattggttgc from Lytechinus pictus isolate F3 Inbred chromosome 2, Lp3.0, whole genome shotgun sequence carries:
- the LOC135153216 gene encoding uncharacterized protein LOC135153216, producing MAREKLELAAEKQALSYDHLPYLYCHICKKSFKGYKYQQHMQEHEATMTLRCTYCSYETEGRSEMTRHFGRMHNSRKQEAKYINYTAATTGHLRKREGERRRDKWEEEKKTERESKERKEDKDDRKERKREGEDRKEKKKDEMSHLYCHICKKSIKGYKYQQHMQEHEATMTLRCTYCSYETEGRSEMTRHFGRMHNSRKQEAKYINYTAATTGHLRKHEGERRRHKWEEEKKTERESKERKEDKDDRKERKR
- the LOC135153217 gene encoding histone-lysine N-methyltransferase, H3 lysine-79 specific-like, producing the protein MCYRNININEQRQRSNEISKLMNINDLPDRRQYSLYLICTVTFVKRVSRGTKYQQHMQEHEATMTLRCTYCSYETEGRSKMTRHFGRMHNSRKQEAKYINYTAATTGHLRKREGERRDKWEEEKKTERESKERKEDKDDRKERKREGEDRKEKKKEEVEEKDRKKETDYF